One window of Mediterraneibacter gnavus ATCC 29149 genomic DNA carries:
- a CDS encoding AAA family ATPase — MGEEKKRLPVGLENFEQIIKDNYYYVDKTGLISELIRNGGMVNLFTRPRRFGKTLNMSMLEYFFSIEGDKSIFDGLEILKDPKLCDEYMGKYPVISVSLKGINAAAYEGAFDFAVQIMQRAAEAFQFLCDSECLSEHDKEAYKKLLDSNMSEAVFCSGLRRLSELLAKHYGTKVILLIDEYDVPLAKAFANGYYDQMVFLIRNLLEQALKTNSSLKLAVLTGCMRISKESIFTGLNNFTTFTIADVDFDEYFGFTDQEVRDLLTYYECADKYESIKEWYDGYRFGNVDVYCPWDVVSYLRSLRTNREAIPQNYWINTSSNAEVKEFIRQSKNLTTKREIERLMAGESITKTIHPELTYKEMYESIENIWSVLFATGYLTQSGQVDARKFKLRIPNLEIRDIFKTQIMEYFKESVAKDGDMLGRFCKALKNGEEKKVEDIFESYLKKTISIRDTFVRKEMKENFYHGILLGILGIKEEWGVFSNQETGEGYSDILIETENSETAILIEVKYAGDGNLDVACERALKQVEERKYDEELRENGVDKILKYGIACYMKRCKVKLAEESYIET, encoded by the coding sequence ATGGGTGAAGAAAAGAAACGCCTTCCGGTAGGATTGGAAAATTTTGAGCAGATTATAAAAGATAACTATTATTATGTAGATAAAACAGGATTGATTTCTGAACTGATCCGTAATGGTGGAATGGTAAATCTCTTTACCAGACCAAGGCGCTTTGGAAAAACTTTAAATATGAGTATGCTGGAGTACTTTTTTTCCATAGAGGGAGATAAAAGTATTTTTGATGGTTTGGAAATTTTAAAAGATCCGAAGCTGTGCGACGAATATATGGGAAAATATCCTGTGATCTCTGTTTCCCTGAAAGGAATCAATGCAGCTGCTTATGAGGGCGCTTTTGATTTTGCTGTGCAGATTATGCAGAGAGCGGCAGAAGCGTTTCAGTTTCTTTGCGATAGTGAATGCTTGAGCGAACATGATAAAGAGGCTTACAAAAAGCTTTTGGACAGTAACATGAGTGAGGCTGTTTTTTGCAGCGGACTAAGAAGGCTGTCGGAATTGCTGGCGAAGCATTACGGCACAAAAGTGATCCTGCTGATTGATGAATATGACGTTCCGTTGGCAAAAGCCTTTGCAAATGGATACTATGACCAGATGGTATTTCTGATCCGCAATCTGTTGGAACAGGCGTTAAAAACAAATAGCAGTCTGAAGCTTGCAGTGCTGACCGGATGTATGCGTATCTCGAAAGAAAGTATCTTTACAGGACTTAATAATTTTACAACCTTTACGATCGCAGATGTCGATTTTGATGAATATTTTGGATTTACAGATCAGGAGGTACGTGACCTTTTAACGTATTATGAATGTGCGGATAAGTATGAAAGTATCAAAGAATGGTATGATGGATACCGCTTTGGAAACGTGGACGTATATTGTCCATGGGATGTAGTTTCCTATCTTCGAAGTCTGCGTACAAACAGAGAAGCAATTCCTCAGAATTACTGGATCAATACAAGTAGCAATGCAGAAGTGAAGGAATTTATCCGGCAGTCAAAAAATCTGACCACAAAGAGGGAGATTGAGCGTTTGATGGCCGGGGAGAGTATCACAAAAACCATTCATCCGGAACTGACTTATAAGGAAATGTATGAGTCCATTGAGAATATCTGGAGTGTACTGTTTGCAACCGGGTATTTAACGCAGTCCGGTCAGGTGGATGCGAGAAAGTTTAAGCTACGGATCCCAAATTTGGAAATTCGGGATATTTTTAAAACCCAGATTATGGAATATTTCAAAGAAAGTGTTGCAAAAGACGGGGATATGCTTGGCAGATTTTGTAAGGCACTGAAAAACGGAGAGGAAAAGAAGGTTGAAGATATTTTTGAAAGTTACCTGAAAAAGACCATCAGTATCCGGGACACCTTTGTAAGAAAGGAAATGAAAGAAAACTTTTATCATGGTATTCTGCTTGGAATTTTGGGTATCAAAGAAGAATGGGGAGTCTTTTCCAATCAGGAAACCGGAGAAGGCTACAGCGATATCCTGATAGAAACAGAGAACAGTGAAACTGCAATTTTGATCGAAGTGAAATATGCAGGTGACGGAAACCTGGATGTTGCCTGTGAAAGAGCTTTAAAGCAGGTAGAGGAAAGAAAGTATGATGAGGAACTTAGGGAAAACGGAGTGGACAAAATTTTGAAATATGGGATTGCGTGTTATATGAAACGGTGTAAGGTAAAACTGGCAGAGGAATCCTACATCGAAACATAA